From the genome of Biomphalaria glabrata chromosome 17, xgBioGlab47.1, whole genome shotgun sequence, one region includes:
- the LOC106069907 gene encoding uncharacterized protein LOC106069907 produces the protein MMEKEVMEKEKECLNEGETTDILSSAEDKEKKFVLECDVCGQEHPTEECPELGLSNKYIPQISRARLTVPHFLNPVEYPDGGVGILALQPISSKTQLGPFEAKKTMHDIDRDDIFVLKILSKDDSFISLDASSEANCNWMALVQVARNEEEQNCMAYQLGINIFFNTTKDISVGDELKVWYAPQYAKKLKKSLMPDGKTKSMLGEILYTDPDDEELEGTDGELTKDADASRDSSEIHPDDVEGDYTCKHCGEKFTSQFLFAKHIRDHLFPVYNYTEGPPRRGRRPVPLKVGEYRNYMLPRGRGRGRGRGRGRPRGSGARFIHTETGRRPGRPRHIPISSTESDMDVSQTDSFTNCKIEPTEETDSFTKMEATEENKSEKKRRGRPRKVLVEPQPESNSTPPPLKVPDITADTIDSSDGSRPRRSARGFRGLGKLGKWLKYPGEASSDEEAPGGSEDEDKKPPRQRFGVAMAATLRKAALDEMTSPVAKKRSHTSVVDSKSQPASASNSGTNIKKNTNTEIKPNLSFEKPVLLKVKSSEDDIKHETGIEKPLPVLESPKKYIVITKGDKTTAYEITSDGSEHKMTEAQSAPDNTESAIEQALEVTMIEDVKEEDLKTATVIEVTTQVKDSADSQVVNVTVNKDPDVEVGTQEEVIDVPQHERKNTIADLDGTDALTALVNAAISADKVPDPIAMVAADLYEDRSMEEDGDSDEYRINIKKNNKQWMAVDTGEEGEDSDNEKPQQPVRQRRKKRRRGDDPELEELEAKTKIVEGPNGAEEFACGICNKHFTQLKYLKLHLPAHTDRYRCNICGKRFARNESLLKHTCDDTASLVEQTVDEDGNDSFCCRECSRTFNQLSFAIRHASMHRARFTCEKCGRTFLRQDLLDEHDCSGVQLEEGEVSHEANHECQICRQSFTSGKYLFRHMAMHTDIYKCEVCGKCYSRKDSLQRHISRCCPELSGEYSVHVCPNCKKTFGTQLGLQNHTLNCGKYQCGACKVAYFSLKDLAEHECSGKVINEKANVQFPCKECNKTFASIAYLVRHEASHHGAFKCDLCERVFIRKEELNWHAPVCSTRQKIQQEGSAPCETCGEVFNEWLAFKEHHMTHTHPHRCDKCGKRFIKIGTLHNHKCEAVGETILDQSNLLSCEICQKTFKNERYLSRHLSLHGQPEYACEFCGKLFTRKDYLNDHQCRLPNGTTVRMVRKKNRLFIKDNLACPDCGKSFSSRSNMMKHLKVHGEKRAECPICRKRFHYENYLKLHIATVHEKQYQLQCTHCGKVLFSKTGLIAHIKQFHADTIKLYPCPKCGKTFRQKGNMKTHLISHTKDRAYKCDACGKAFKYPDQLNRHRLEHTLSQKYSCQLCDKQFVRTYELRNHMRNYHSGYVYVCGVCHECCAHRHTIIRHYKRKHPEVGNVFEEKPEFLDSLQKPVTAATQARMMIENEDIKPSIMRVGLPRSHEIIVTTDEDGNQTYTGGEVILQQGVTGENGEHIDGEPTVFILKVVNQDENGTIQEMELTEDTKVHLAQLLQAHGAGQDAITHIQVGDQTLQIQREDDDGSALMDEDSDNMGMQDIKFDPQQLAELTNQAENVVTKLTAASALGQSLVDEVMDAGQVVGMEGVQVVEMDGARLGQIIQMDEELGSGMGIQMESGQVIHLDQSQILEMERGGPVVVTSGDFVSHHIEGMPELKVHKRRGSNGEIVVEVEGQDGQMMDIGQSLTHSHQIVTGEDCLEIDASQEVLEDAIQQQEDIQGEIIQS, from the exons ATGATGGAGAAGGAGgtaatggagaaagagaaagaatgtcTCAATGAAGGGGAAACAACTGATATTTTATCATCAGcagaagataaagagaaaaaatttg TTCTTGAATGTGATGTGTGTGGGCAAGAACATCCTACTGAAGAATGTCCTGAGCTTGGACTGTCCAACAAATATATTCCTCAGATTTCAAG agCCAGACTTACAGTCCCACACTTTTTGAACCCTGTGGAGTATCCAGATGGAGGTGTTGGAATCTTAGCCCTGCAGCCCATTTCCAGCAAAACACAGCTGGGTCCATTTGAAGCTAAGAAAACCATGCATGATATTGACAGAGACGATATATTTGTTCTTAAA ATACTTTCCAAAGATGATAGTTTCATAAGCCTGGATGCCAGCAGTGAAGCCAATTGCAATTGGATGGCATTAGTCCAAGTAGCCAGAAATGAGGAGGAACAGAACTGTATGGCCTATCAACTGGGGATTAATATATTCTTCAACACAACCAAAGATATCTCTGTTGGGGATGAACTTAAAGTGTGGTATGCACCACAGTATGCCAAGAAGTTAAAAAAATCTCTGATGCCAGATGGAAAAACTAAat CAATGCTTGGTGAGATACTTTACACTGATCCTGATGATGAAGAGCTAGAAGGCACAGATGGAGAATTGACTAAAGATGCAGATGCTAGTCGAGATTCCTCAGAAATTCACCCAGATGATGTTGAAGGTGACTACACATGTAAACATTGTGGGGAAAAATTCACGTCACAATTTTTGTTTGCCAAACACATTCGAGACCATCTATTTCCAGTGTATAACTACACTGAAGGACCTCCAAGGCGAGGCCGGAGACCAGTGCCCCTTAAAGTTGGAGAATATCGTAATTACATGCTTCCTAGGGGCAGGGGTAGGGGGAGAGGTCGGGGCAGGGGCCGTCCACGAGGAAGTGGAGCTAGGTTCATACATACAGAAACTGGAAGAAGACCTGGTAGACCTAGACATATACCTATATCCTCAACAGAAAGTGATATGGATGTGTCACAAACTGACAGTTTTACAAATTGTAAAATAGAACCTACTGAAGAAACTGACAGTTTTACCAAAATGGAAGCTactgaagaaaataaaagtgagaaaaaaaggAGAGGGAGACCAAGAAAAGTCTTAGTTGAACCTCAGCCAGAATCAAATTCAACTCCTCCACCCCTAaaagtacctgacattacaGCTGATACCATTGATAGTTCTGATGGGTCACGTCCAAGGCGTAGTGCCAGGGGATTTCGTGGTTTAGGAAAATTAGGAAAATGGCTGAAATACCCTGGTGAAGCTTCTTCTGATGAGGAAGCACCTGGAGGCTCTGAGGATGAGGACAAAAAACCACCACGTCAAAGATTTGGTGTGGCCATGGCTGCCACTTTAAGAAAAGCTGCCCTAGATGAAATGACTTCCCCAGTAGCAAAAAAAAGGAGTCATACAAGTGTTGTGGACTCAAAAAGTCAGCCAGCTTCAGCTAGTAACAGTGGTactaatataaagaaaaataccaatacagaaataaaacccAATCTCAGTTTTGAAAAACCTGTTCTTTTAAAAGTTAAGTCCAGTGAAGATGACATTAAACATGAAACAGGAATTGAAAAACCCCTGCCAGTTCTAGAATCCCCTAAAAAATACATAGTAATAACCAAGGGAGATAAAACTACTGCATATGAAATAACATCAGATGGGAGTGAGCACAAAATGACAGAAGCCCAATCAGCACCAGACAATACAGAGTCAGCAATAGAGCAAGCACTTGAAGTGACAATGATTGAAGATGTTAAAGAAGAAGATCTTAAGACAGCTACTGTTATTGAAGTGACTACTCAAGTTAAAGATAGTGCAGATAGTCAAGTTGTGAATGTGACAGTAAACAAAGACCCTGATGTGGAGGTGGGAACCCAAGAGGAAGTGATAGATGTACCGCAGCATGAGAGGAAAAATACTATTGCTGACCTTGATGGCACAGATGCATTGACTGCCCTAGTAAATGCTGCCATATCAGCCGACAAAGTCCCTGATCCCATAGCAATGGTTGCAGCTGATTTATATGAGGATAGAAGTATGGAAGAGGATGGTGACTCTGATGAATACAGAATtaatattaagaaaaataataagcAGTGGATGGCTGTAGATACTGGAGAGGAGGGAGAAGATAGTGACAATGAGAAGCCACAGCAGCCAGTCAGACAGAGGCGTAAAAAACGGCGCCGAGGAGATGATCCAGAGCTGGAGGAATTggaagcaaaaacaaaaatcgtGGAGGGTCCCAATGGAGCTGAAGAATTTGCTTGTGGCATATGCAATAAACATTTTACCCAGCTAAAGTATTTGAAACTTCATCTGCCGGCTCATACAGACAGGTATAGGTGCAACATCTGCGGTAAGAGATTTGCTCGCAACGAGTCCCTGCTCAAACACACATGTGATGACACAGCCAGTCTAGTGGAGCAGACTGTTGATGAAGATGGCAATGATTCCTTTTGTTGCAGAGAATGTAGCCGCACTTTCAACCAGCTTAGTTTTGCCATCAGACACGCTTCTATGCACCGAGCTCGTTTTACCTGTGAGAAATGTGGAAGGACTTTTTTGCGGCAG GATCTTCTTGATGAACATGACTGTTCAGGTGTGCAACTAGAGGAAGGGGAGGTGTCCCATGAAGCCAACCATGAGTGTCAAATCTGTCGTCAATCATTCACCAGTGGAAAGTACTTGTTCAGACACATGGCTATGCATACAGATATTTATAAGTGTGAA gttTGTGGAAAATGTTACTCACGTAAAGATTCCTTACAAAGACATATATCTCGCTGCTGTCCTGAACTTTCAGGAGAATACAGCGTTCATGTGTGTCCTAACTGTAAAAAAACTTTTGGCACTCAGCTGGGTTTACAGAATCATACATTGAACTGTGGCAAGTACCAGTGTGGAGCCTGTAAGGTGGCCTATTTCTCTCTCAAAGACCTAGCAGAGCATGAGTGTTCTGGCAAGGTGATCAATGAAAAAGCTAATGTGCAGTTCCCTTGCAAAGAATGCAATAAAACCTTTGCCAGCATTGCTTACTTGGTGCGCCATGAGGCCTCACATCATGGGGCTTTCAAGTGTGACCTTTGTGAGCGTGTGTTCATACGCAAAGAGGAACTAAACTGGCATGCTCCAGTTTGCTCGACCAGACAGAAAATACAACAGGAAGGCAGCGCACCTTGTGAAACATGTGGTGAAGTTTTCAATGAATGGCTGGCCTTTAAGGAACATCACATGACCCACACACACCCCCATAGATGTGACAAGTGTGGCAAGAGGTTTATTAAG ATTGGAACTCTTCACAACCACAAATGTGAAGCAGTTGGTGAAACTATCTTGGACCAGTCCAATCTTCTGTCTTGTGAAATTTGTCAGAAAACCTTTAAAAACGAGCGCTACCTTTCACGCCACCTATCTCTCCATGGCCAGCCAGAGTATGCCTGCGAGTTTTGTGGGAAACTTTTCACAAGGAAAGATTATCTGAATGATCACCAGTGTCGTTTACCCAATGGTACAACAGTTCGAATGGTCAGGAAGAAAAATAGATTATTTATTAAAGACAACCTGGCGTGTCCTGATTGTGGTAAATCATTCAG TTCCCGCAGCAATATGATGAAACATTTGAAAGTCCACGGAGAGAAAAGAGCTGAGTGTCCCATTTGTCGCAAGCGCTTCCATTATGAGAACTACCTGAAGCTTCACATTGCCACTGTACATGAGAAGCAATACCAGTTGCAGTGTACACACTGTGGCAAAGTTTTATTTTCCAAG ACTGGCCTGATTGCTCACATTAAACAATTCCATGCTGACACAATCAAGTTGTATCCATGCCCCAAGTGTGGCAAGACATTCAGGCAGAAAGGAAATATGAAGACCCATTTGATTTCACACACAAAGGATAGAGCCTATAAATGTGATGCTTGTGGAAAG GCTTTCAAATATCCTGATCAGTTAAACAGACACAGACTGGAGCATACATTGTCTCAAAAGTACTCCTGTCAGCTGTGTGACAAGCAGTTTGTGCGCACATATGAACTTCGTAATCACATGCGTAACTACCACAGTGgctatgtatatgtgtgtggtgTTTGCCATGAGTGCTGTGCCCACCGGCACACTATCATTCGGCACTACAAGCGTAAG CACCCTGAGGTTGGTAATGTGTTTGAGGAGAAACCAGAGTTCCTGGACTCTCTGCAGAAACCTGTCACAGCAGCAACACAGGCTCGTATGATGATAGAAAATGAAGACATCAAGCCCAGCATTATGCGAGTGGGCCTGCCCAGATCTCATGAGATCATTGTAACCACGGACGAGGATGGCAACCAGACATACACTGGTGGGGAAGTAATCCTCCAGCAG GGTGTGACTGGAGAAAATGGAGAACACATAGATGGTGAGCCCacagtttttattttgaag GTTGTTAATCAGGATGAAAATGGCACAATTCAAGAGATGGAATTGACTGAAGACACAAAAGTCCATCTGGCTCAGTTATTACAGGCTCATGGTGCTGGACAGGATGCCATCACTCACATACAG GTTGGTGACCAGACTTTACAGATACAGAGAGAGGATGATGATGGATCAGCTTTAATGGATGAGGATTCTGATAACATGGGAATGCAGGATATCAAATTTGATCCTCAGCAATTGGCAGAACTGACCAACCAAGCAGAGAATGTTGTCACCAAACTAACTGCAGCCTCAGCCTTAGGTCAGAGCTTAGTAGATGAAGTCATGGATGCAGGACAAGTAGTTGGCATGGAAGGGGTGCAAGTGGTGGAGATGGATGGTGCAAGGCTTGGCCAAATCATCCAGATGGATGAAGAGCTTGGCTCAGGGATGGGCATACAAATGGAGAGTGGTCAGGTCATCCACTTGGACCAGAGTCAGATTCTGGAGATGGAGAGAGGGGGCCCAGTGGTGGTAACATCTGGGGACTTTGTGTCTCATCACATTGAAGGAATGCCTGAGCTTAAAGTACACAAGCGAAGAGGCAGTAATGGAGAAATTGTTGTGGAGGTTGAAGGTCAGGATGGACAGATGATGGACATTGGTCAGTCTTTAACTCACAGTCACCAGATAGTGACCGGTGAAGACTGTCTTGAAATAGATGCCAGTCAAGAAGTGCTGGAAGACGCCATCCAACAGCAAGAGGACATACAAGGGGAAATAATTCAAAGCTAG